In the Staphylococcus sp. IVB6240 genome, one interval contains:
- the graF gene encoding glycopeptide resistance-associated protein GraF translates to MSEKDLKKAAEQAKEKEEQLKDKANEAKDGIDKTKDDIQSTLD, encoded by the coding sequence ATGTCAGAAAAAGATTTAAAAAAAGCAGCTGAACAAGCTAAAGAAAAAGAAGAACAATTAAAAGATAAAGCTAATGAGGCAAAAGATGGTATCGATAAAACAAAAGACGATATCCAAAGCACGTTAGATTAA
- the purH gene encoding bifunctional phosphoribosylaminoimidazolecarboxamide formyltransferase/IMP cyclohydrolase has protein sequence MKKAILSVSDKTGITEFAKKLVAEGFELYSTGGTYRAIEEAGVPVASVSELTQFDEIMDGRVKTLHPAVHGGILADRDKPEHLEQLAAQNIDLIDMVVVNLYPFQETVKNPDVTEMDAIENIDIGGPTMLRAAAKNFKHVTTIVDPADYDHVISKLQQGTLDEAYRKSLMIKVFKHTFEYDQAITNFFSKNEEVLRYGENPQQSATFIRTSHAANTLAGTTQHHGKQLSYNNIKDADAALTLVKQFEGPAAVAVKHMNPCGVGIGETIHEAYLNAYEADSQSIFGGIVALNRPVTKELAESLHSIFLEVIIAPQFDETALAVLQQKKNIRLLEVDMTNDSDEQEFVSVSGGYLVQDKDTFDVPQSEMKVVTEVAPTDEQWEALLLGWKVVKAVKSNAIVLANNKQTVGIGAGQMNRVGSAEIAIERAIEMNDQVILASDGFFPMDDTVETAAKAGIKAIIQPGGSIKDQDSIDMANKHGIAMVTTGMRHFKH, from the coding sequence ATGAAAAAAGCGATATTAAGCGTTTCTGATAAAACAGGTATTACTGAATTTGCGAAAAAACTTGTAGCAGAAGGTTTTGAGTTGTATTCAACAGGTGGTACATACCGTGCGATTGAAGAGGCAGGTGTGCCAGTAGCATCAGTATCAGAACTCACACAATTTGATGAAATTATGGATGGACGTGTAAAAACATTACATCCAGCTGTACACGGTGGTATTTTGGCAGATCGTGATAAGCCTGAGCACCTTGAACAATTAGCAGCCCAAAATATCGACTTGATCGATATGGTCGTTGTAAATTTATATCCATTTCAAGAGACGGTTAAGAATCCTGATGTAACAGAAATGGATGCGATTGAAAATATTGATATTGGTGGTCCGACAATGTTACGTGCAGCTGCCAAGAACTTTAAGCACGTGACAACAATTGTTGATCCTGCAGACTACGATCATGTTATTTCAAAGTTACAACAAGGAACGTTAGATGAAGCGTATCGCAAATCATTGATGATCAAAGTATTTAAACATACGTTTGAATATGATCAAGCAATTACGAATTTCTTTAGTAAGAATGAAGAAGTATTACGCTATGGTGAAAACCCACAACAATCTGCTACGTTTATCCGTACATCTCATGCAGCTAATACGTTAGCTGGTACAACACAACATCATGGGAAACAGTTAAGTTATAACAATATTAAAGACGCAGATGCCGCATTGACATTGGTAAAACAGTTTGAAGGTCCTGCAGCTGTTGCGGTGAAACATATGAATCCATGTGGTGTGGGTATTGGAGAAACAATTCATGAAGCCTATTTAAACGCCTATGAAGCGGATAGTCAATCTATTTTTGGTGGGATTGTGGCACTGAACCGTCCAGTAACTAAGGAATTAGCTGAGTCATTACACAGTATTTTCTTAGAAGTGATTATTGCACCACAATTTGATGAAACGGCTTTAGCGGTATTACAACAAAAGAAAAATATCCGATTATTAGAAGTCGACATGACAAATGATTCTGATGAGCAAGAGTTTGTATCTGTTTCGGGTGGTTACCTCGTGCAAGATAAAGATACTTTTGATGTGCCTCAATCAGAGATGAAAGTTGTGACAGAAGTTGCACCAACGGATGAACAATGGGAAGCGCTTCTGTTAGGATGGAAAGTTGTTAAAGCAGTGAAAAGTAATGCCATCGTCTTAGCAAATAACAAGCAAACAGTGGGTATTGGTGCAGGTCAAATGAATCGTGTAGGCTCAGCTGAAATTGCAATTGAACGTGCGATTGAAATGAACGATCAAGTGATTCTTGCTTCAGATGGATTTTTCCCAATGGATGATACAGTTGAAACAGCTGCTAAGGCAGGTATTAAAGCTATTATCCAACCAGGTGGTTCTATTAAAGACCAAGATTCAATTGATATGGCAAATAAACACGGCATCGCAATGGTGACAACAGGTATGCGTCATTTCAAACATTAA
- the purM gene encoding phosphoribosylformylglycinamidine cyclo-ligase, producing MAESYKKAGVDIEAGYEAVKQMSSHVERTMRKEVLGGLGGFGATFDLSQLNMKAPVLVSGTDGVGTKLKLAIDHDKHDTIGIDAVAMCVNDILTTGAEPLYFLDYIATNKVVPEVIAQIVKGISDGCVETNTALIGGETAEMGEMYHEGEYDVAGFAVGAVEKEDYIDGSSVKTGDVVIGLASHGIHSNGFSLVRRLIEQSGIDVHEKFDGDRSYLETFLTPTALYVKPVLAVKEQVRIKAMTHITGGGFYENIPRALPEGKTAVINTSAFPTPKIFDWLQQTGEIELDEMYHIFNMGIGYTLVVDAEDEERVHEILKSMDVAAYSIGTITEEAETIRLVEA from the coding sequence ATGGCTGAGTCATACAAAAAAGCCGGTGTTGATATTGAAGCGGGTTATGAAGCAGTAAAACAAATGTCAAGTCACGTAGAGCGCACGATGCGTAAAGAAGTATTAGGTGGACTAGGAGGATTCGGTGCAACGTTCGATCTTTCACAATTGAATATGAAGGCACCTGTACTCGTATCAGGAACTGACGGTGTCGGCACAAAATTAAAACTAGCCATTGATCACGATAAACATGACACAATTGGGATTGACGCTGTAGCTATGTGTGTCAACGATATATTAACAACGGGTGCAGAACCACTTTATTTTCTAGACTATATTGCAACAAATAAAGTGGTACCAGAAGTCATTGCACAAATCGTCAAAGGCATTAGTGATGGTTGTGTTGAAACAAATACGGCATTAATTGGTGGAGAAACAGCGGAGATGGGTGAAATGTACCATGAGGGCGAATATGATGTTGCTGGATTTGCTGTTGGTGCTGTTGAAAAAGAAGACTATATTGATGGTTCAAGTGTGAAAACAGGTGACGTTGTGATCGGTTTGGCGTCACATGGCATTCATTCAAATGGATTCAGCTTAGTACGTCGATTAATCGAACAGTCAGGTATTGATGTCCATGAAAAATTTGATGGTGATCGCTCATATCTTGAAACATTCCTTACGCCAACTGCGCTATATGTAAAACCAGTATTAGCCGTTAAAGAACAAGTGCGTATTAAAGCGATGACACATATTACTGGTGGTGGTTTTTATGAAAATATTCCACGAGCCTTACCAGAAGGAAAAACAGCAGTAATTAATACGTCAGCATTCCCAACGCCTAAAATTTTTGATTGGTTACAACAAACGGGAGAAATTGAGTTGGATGAAATGTATCACATCTTCAATATGGGGATTGGTTACACGCTTGTAGTGGATGCAGAAGATGAAGAACGTGTACATGAGATATTAAAATCAATGGATGTCGCAGCTTATTCTATCGGTACAATAACTGAAGAAGCAGAGACAATCCGCTTAGTGGAGGCGTAA
- the purN gene encoding phosphoribosylglycinamide formyltransferase, whose translation MVKIAIFASGSGTNFDNIMHRVKQGALPHIEVTALYTDQPTAACVQLGQQHDIPVHAFSPRTYSDKQAYEAAVLKQLQEEQVEWIVLAGYMRLIGQTLLSAYEGKILNIHPSLLPKYKGIDAVGQALNNGEKETGSTVHYVDAGMDTGQIIAQRSCPIYEDDTKATLEGRIKELEYELYPEVIQQIIQ comes from the coding sequence GTGGTTAAAATAGCAATTTTTGCATCAGGGTCTGGTACAAACTTTGATAATATTATGCATCGTGTGAAGCAAGGTGCGTTACCACATATTGAAGTAACAGCATTATACACAGATCAACCGACTGCCGCTTGTGTTCAACTGGGACAACAGCATGATATTCCTGTGCATGCATTTTCGCCACGCACTTATTCTGACAAACAAGCTTATGAAGCGGCAGTGTTAAAACAGTTACAAGAAGAACAAGTGGAATGGATTGTACTTGCAGGATATATGCGTTTAATTGGCCAGACATTGTTAAGTGCCTATGAAGGAAAAATCTTGAATATCCATCCATCATTGTTACCAAAGTATAAAGGAATTGATGCAGTAGGTCAGGCGCTAAACAATGGTGAAAAAGAAACAGGTTCAACAGTGCATTATGTGGATGCAGGAATGGATACGGGACAAATTATTGCACAACGATCATGCCCAATTTATGAGGATGATACGAAAGCAACATTAGAAGGACGCATTAAAGAATTGGAATACGAATTGTATCCAGAAGTCATACAACAGATTATTCAATAA
- a CDS encoding ECF transporter S component, with amino-acid sequence MKKGLTLSDILVTVLVSVIFGVVYNIWWVVTKTIQPLGLQIDQLLYGMWFAAAVVAYLIIPKMGIALLAEFAAGAGETIMMGRFDIPTIVYALLQGLACELVFAIVRYRSRSFMIALLAGLSAALISLPIDWYYGYLGEVAQWNLILYIVFRIISGVVLAGAFPYYLVKALDQTGVTKLFRPASKDDYDSL; translated from the coding sequence ATGAAAAAAGGCTTAACATTATCAGACATACTCGTGACAGTTCTAGTCTCTGTCATTTTCGGTGTGGTTTACAACATTTGGTGGGTAGTTACTAAAACGATTCAGCCATTAGGTTTACAAATTGACCAACTTTTATACGGTATGTGGTTCGCAGCAGCCGTTGTAGCATATCTTATCATTCCTAAAATGGGGATTGCATTACTTGCTGAGTTTGCAGCTGGTGCTGGTGAGACAATTATGATGGGTCGTTTTGATATTCCAACGATTGTCTATGCGCTTTTACAAGGTCTCGCTTGTGAGCTTGTTTTTGCAATCGTTCGCTATCGTTCACGCTCATTTATGATTGCACTTTTAGCAGGTTTATCAGCTGCACTCATTAGTTTACCAATTGACTGGTATTATGGTTATTTAGGTGAGGTTGCACAATGGAATCTTATCCTCTATATTGTCTTCCGTATCATTAGTGGTGTCGTACTTGCAGGTGCCTTTCCATATTATCTAGTCAAAGCACTTGATCAGACAGGTGTCACTAAGTTATTCAGACCAGCATCTAAAGACGACTATGATTCCTTATAA
- a CDS encoding ABC transporter ATP-binding protein — translation MLKAKNLRLKYPSATTKIFDGLDIEIKDKEKVLLLGPSGSGKSTLLNVLSGIVPDLIDLPMKYDELEVAYHAGVIFQDPDSQFCMPQVNEELAFILENQQVPQEEMDERIHDALKKVQLDVNPKQSINQLSGGMKQKLAIAGTLLMEADTLFLDEPTAMLDIEATQNLWDLLKDLWADQTVLIVEHKVAHVWDYVDRVILMDHHGRIIQQGTPDMILANFEDVLTEYGVWHPHAWDSAPPPTHTKDTSSQSFHFKYKDGAIQRSKKMLYHVPELEVHPGEWLTITGKNGTGKTTLFESMMQLIPYQGKMQWNQQTLKKVRDAASHIYLVYQNPELQFIQNSVYDEIFVNYEYMDPQHAEEQTKAMLALLDLAHVSKQHPFELSMGQKRRLSVATALSTNADVILLDEPTFGLDSHNTFKLITLFQERVAKGQTIIMITHDPHIIERYPSRHFEVSDGMLHELEVPSHD, via the coding sequence TTGCTTAAAGCAAAAAATCTACGCCTAAAATATCCAAGTGCAACCACTAAAATATTTGATGGTCTCGATATCGAAATCAAAGATAAAGAAAAAGTACTCTTACTTGGGCCATCTGGCTCTGGTAAAAGTACGCTACTCAATGTATTAAGTGGCATTGTACCTGATCTCATTGATTTACCAATGAAGTATGATGAATTGGAGGTAGCTTACCATGCAGGTGTCATCTTCCAAGATCCAGACTCTCAATTCTGTATGCCACAAGTGAACGAAGAACTCGCGTTCATACTAGAAAATCAACAAGTGCCTCAAGAAGAGATGGATGAACGTATTCATGATGCACTTAAAAAGGTACAGCTTGATGTCAATCCCAAACAATCTATTAATCAATTAAGTGGTGGCATGAAACAAAAACTAGCCATTGCTGGTACGTTATTAATGGAAGCAGACACTTTGTTCTTGGATGAACCAACTGCGATGTTAGATATCGAAGCAACTCAAAATCTGTGGGACTTACTCAAAGACTTATGGGCCGATCAAACGGTATTAATCGTAGAACATAAAGTGGCGCATGTTTGGGATTACGTTGATCGTGTTATTCTCATGGATCATCACGGTCGCATCATTCAACAAGGTACGCCAGACATGATATTAGCAAATTTTGAGGACGTATTAACGGAATATGGTGTATGGCATCCTCATGCATGGGACTCCGCGCCTCCTCCAACACATACTAAAGATACATCATCACAAAGTTTCCATTTTAAATACAAAGATGGTGCTATCCAACGTAGTAAAAAAATGCTCTATCATGTTCCTGAGCTTGAAGTTCATCCAGGTGAATGGTTAACAATCACTGGCAAAAATGGAACGGGCAAAACAACGTTATTCGAATCAATGATGCAATTGATTCCTTATCAAGGGAAAATGCAATGGAATCAACAGACATTAAAAAAAGTACGTGATGCTGCCAGTCATATATATTTGGTTTATCAAAATCCAGAACTCCAATTTATTCAAAACAGTGTTTACGATGAAATCTTTGTGAACTATGAATACATGGATCCGCAACATGCTGAGGAGCAAACGAAGGCAATGCTAGCACTACTTGATCTCGCGCATGTTTCGAAACAACATCCTTTCGAGCTTTCAATGGGACAAAAAAGACGCCTGAGTGTCGCAACTGCATTAAGTACCAATGCAGATGTCATCTTACTCGATGAACCTACATTTGGATTGGATAGTCATAATACGTTTAAATTAATTACACTATTCCAAGAGCGCGTTGCAAAAGGTCAAACGATTATCATGATTACACATGACCCACATATTATTGAACGCTACCCATCACGACATTTTGAAGTGTCAGATGGCATGTTGCATGAATTGGAGGTGCCATCACATGATTGA
- the purD gene encoding phosphoribosylamine--glycine ligase: MNILVIGGGGREHVLAKKLSKSPLVEQVFAIPGNDAMTHVAEVHSEIAETEHEKIVTFAQEHKIQWTVIGPEQPLTEGLADRLRKAGVKVFGPNKAAAQIEGSKSFAKQLMAKYDIPTAEYQEIDTKTDALRYIEQCELPIVLKKDGLAAGKGVIIAETREAARDAVETLYPDENSKVVFEQFLQGEEFSLMTFVNGDYAVPFDTIAQDHKRAYDHDEGPNTGGMGAYCPVPHIGQDVLDVTNERIAQPIARALQEEGYHFFGLLYIGAILTEEGPKVIEFNARFGDPEAQVLLTRMESDLMAHIIQLEAREPINMSWKEDSVVGVMLASKGYPNAYEKGHVVTGFESDIDHYFVSGLKHDGTSYVNAGGRVILAIGEGDTIADAQREAYRRVEQVKSDALFYRKDIANKAL, encoded by the coding sequence ATGAATATTCTAGTTATTGGTGGCGGTGGACGTGAACATGTCCTTGCCAAGAAATTAAGTAAATCACCACTTGTTGAACAGGTATTTGCTATTCCAGGGAATGATGCGATGACACATGTGGCAGAAGTACATTCAGAAATTGCTGAGACAGAACATGAAAAAATTGTTACTTTTGCGCAAGAACATAAAATACAATGGACAGTCATTGGACCAGAACAGCCATTAACAGAAGGTCTTGCGGATCGTTTACGTAAAGCAGGTGTTAAAGTGTTTGGCCCAAATAAAGCGGCTGCTCAAATTGAAGGCTCGAAGTCATTTGCAAAACAACTGATGGCAAAATATGATATTCCAACTGCCGAATATCAAGAAATCGATACAAAAACAGACGCATTGCGCTATATTGAGCAATGTGAGCTGCCTATCGTATTAAAGAAAGACGGTCTTGCAGCAGGGAAAGGGGTCATTATTGCTGAAACCCGTGAAGCAGCTAGAGATGCTGTTGAAACGTTATATCCTGATGAGAATAGTAAAGTTGTATTTGAACAGTTTTTACAAGGTGAAGAATTTTCTTTAATGACTTTTGTAAATGGAGATTATGCGGTGCCATTTGATACAATTGCGCAAGATCACAAGCGTGCCTATGATCATGATGAAGGGCCAAACACAGGAGGTATGGGTGCGTATTGTCCTGTTCCACATATTGGACAAGATGTATTAGATGTCACGAATGAGCGCATTGCGCAACCCATTGCACGTGCGCTACAAGAAGAAGGGTACCACTTCTTTGGTCTCCTTTATATCGGTGCGATTTTAACAGAAGAAGGACCGAAAGTGATTGAATTCAATGCACGATTTGGTGATCCAGAAGCCCAAGTATTGCTGACACGTATGGAAAGTGATCTAATGGCACATATCATACAGCTAGAGGCAAGAGAACCCATTAATATGTCTTGGAAAGAAGATTCAGTCGTCGGCGTGATGTTAGCCTCGAAAGGATATCCAAATGCTTATGAAAAAGGGCATGTGGTCACTGGTTTTGAATCAGATATTGATCATTATTTTGTGAGTGGATTAAAACATGACGGTACATCTTATGTCAATGCAGGCGGACGTGTGATCTTAGCCATTGGTGAAGGCGATACAATTGCAGATGCACAACGTGAGGCATATCGACGTGTGGAACAAGTTAAGAGTGATGCATTATTCTATCGTAAAGATATTGCAAACAAAGCATTATAA
- the purF gene encoding amidophosphoribosyltransferase: MYDIRGLNEECGVFGIWNHPYAAHLTYLALHSLQHRGQEGAGIVCSNGEQLFGARGMGLLTEAISDEQLKSLEGYQSAIGHVRYATTGASEISNVQPFLFKHSKGDLGLAHNGNLTNAHQIRRAIESEGGIFQTTSDSEVLAHLLIKGKSQQIKTNQKAALNQVKGAFSCVILNEKQLTATRDNCGVRPLMLGKVDGAYCVASETCAFTAIGAEYIRDIEPGELITFSGDNYVDYDTYTPDIHQHMCSMEYIYFARPDSEFQKHSIYQVRKALGRQLAKEMGIEADIVIGVPDSSLQAAKGFSEETGIPNEQGLLKNRYIGRTFITPDQSVRERQVRMKHSPIRDVVEGKSVVVIDDSIVRGTTSKYIVKALKSAGAREVHMGISSPPLKNPCYYGIDVSTHAELMAAQHSVETIREMIGADSLTYLSVDGMHEVFKQYGSKGECNACFTGNYPIEIVDNLLPEDKELKRRGV, from the coding sequence ATGTATGACATCCGTGGATTAAATGAAGAATGTGGTGTATTCGGCATATGGAATCATCCTTACGCGGCACACTTAACATACTTAGCACTACACAGTTTACAACACCGTGGTCAAGAGGGTGCGGGTATTGTTTGCTCTAACGGTGAACAATTATTCGGCGCACGTGGTATGGGACTACTGACAGAAGCGATTTCAGATGAACAACTGAAGTCTTTGGAAGGATATCAGAGTGCAATTGGTCATGTCCGTTATGCTACAACTGGTGCCAGTGAAATCTCGAATGTGCAACCCTTTTTATTCAAACATTCAAAAGGTGATTTAGGGCTTGCCCATAATGGTAATTTAACCAATGCGCATCAAATACGCCGTGCGATTGAATCAGAAGGTGGTATTTTCCAAACAACAAGTGATTCAGAAGTCCTCGCGCATTTATTGATCAAGGGGAAGTCTCAACAGATTAAAACGAATCAAAAAGCTGCTTTAAATCAAGTAAAAGGTGCTTTTAGTTGTGTCATATTAAACGAAAAACAATTAACGGCGACACGTGATAACTGTGGTGTCCGTCCGTTAATGTTAGGAAAGGTAGATGGCGCATACTGTGTTGCCAGTGAAACATGTGCTTTCACAGCGATTGGTGCAGAGTATATCCGTGACATTGAACCGGGAGAGTTGATCACATTCTCTGGGGATAACTATGTCGACTATGATACGTATACACCCGATATTCATCAACATATGTGTTCGATGGAGTACATCTATTTTGCGCGACCTGATTCTGAATTCCAAAAGCACTCTATCTACCAAGTGCGTAAAGCATTAGGACGTCAATTAGCAAAAGAAATGGGCATTGAAGCAGATATTGTGATTGGTGTTCCTGACTCATCTTTACAAGCTGCAAAAGGATTTTCAGAAGAGACAGGTATTCCAAATGAGCAGGGACTATTAAAAAATAGATATATTGGTAGAACATTCATCACACCTGATCAAAGCGTGCGTGAGAGACAAGTACGTATGAAACATTCACCGATTCGTGATGTTGTAGAAGGCAAAAGTGTAGTTGTCATTGATGATTCTATTGTACGTGGAACGACAAGTAAATACATTGTTAAAGCATTAAAATCTGCAGGTGCACGTGAAGTACATATGGGTATTTCATCACCACCTTTAAAGAATCCTTGTTATTACGGGATTGATGTATCCACGCATGCAGAATTAATGGCTGCACAGCATTCTGTCGAAACCATTCGAGAAATGATTGGTGCAGATTCATTAACTTATTTATCAGTCGATGGCATGCATGAAGTCTTTAAACAATATGGATCTAAAGGTGAATGCAATGCATGTTTTACAGGGAACTATCCAATTGAAATTGTCGATAATTTATTACCAGAAGATAAAGAATTGAAAAGAAGAGGAGTGTAG
- a CDS encoding energy-coupling factor transporter transmembrane component T, whose translation MIESWKTRHTFMDNVNIVTKLFLAVALFFFIIFVHNFDVMLYLALFMLVFLLCVAGTKWKVVASFVMMATFFALTSSLFMIFYGNGTHVLLEFGFVKISVESLVRGLHLALRTIVISYFGLSIAFTSQVIMIFYSLMQHLKVPPKVAYAFMAAFRMIPLMIESVFQLRNSLKMRYQMISNKNYSGFKRFKHLLIPLLSQNIRKAHRLAVAMEKKGFHDGKRTYYYHVPFSYRDLLLIVIMLGIITLAFTSASYLPITGILDAR comes from the coding sequence ATGATTGAATCGTGGAAAACGCGTCATACTTTTATGGATAACGTCAATATTGTGACAAAGCTCTTCCTAGCTGTTGCTTTGTTCTTCTTCATTATTTTTGTTCATAACTTTGATGTCATGTTATATTTGGCACTTTTCATGCTTGTCTTTTTACTTTGTGTTGCAGGCACAAAATGGAAAGTCGTCGCTTCATTTGTAATGATGGCTACGTTCTTTGCACTGACTTCATCATTATTTATGATTTTTTATGGTAATGGGACCCACGTGTTATTAGAATTTGGCTTTGTCAAAATTAGTGTTGAAAGCTTAGTCAGAGGTTTACATCTTGCTCTAAGAACCATCGTCATCAGTTACTTCGGATTATCCATTGCGTTCACATCGCAAGTCATTATGATTTTCTACAGTCTTATGCAACATCTCAAAGTACCACCGAAAGTTGCTTATGCCTTTATGGCTGCATTTCGTATGATTCCGTTAATGATTGAATCTGTATTCCAATTACGCAATTCACTCAAAATGCGCTATCAAATGATTAGCAACAAAAACTATAGTGGTTTTAAAAGATTTAAACATCTCTTGATTCCTCTACTTAGTCAAAATATACGAAAAGCACACCGTCTTGCTGTGGCAATGGAAAAAAAAGGATTTCATGATGGGAAGCGTACCTACTACTATCATGTCCCATTCAGCTATCGTGACCTTTTACTAATCGTTATCATGCTAGGCATCATTACATTAGCATTTACCAGTGCAAGTTATCTACCGATTACAGGTATTTTAGATGCACGTTAG